Proteins encoded by one window of Leopardus geoffroyi isolate Oge1 chromosome X, O.geoffroyi_Oge1_pat1.0, whole genome shotgun sequence:
- the RGN gene encoding regucalcin → MIMSSVKIECVLPENCRCGESPVWEEASNSLLFVDIPAKKVCRWDSLSKGVQQVTVDAPVSSVALRQSGGYVATIGTKFCALNWEDQSVAVLATVDKDKKNNRFNDGKVDPAGRYFAGTMAEETAPAVLERHQGSLYSLFPDHHVEKYFDQVDISNGLDWSLDHKIFYYIDSLSYSVDAFDYDLQTGKISNRRSVYKLEKEEQIPDGMCIDAEGKLWVACYNGGRVIRLDPETGKRLQTVKLPVDKTTSCCFGGKDYSEMYVTCARDGMDAEKLLQQPQAGGIFKITGLGVKGIPPYPYAG, encoded by the exons ATGATCATGTCTTCCGTTAAGATTGAGTGTGTTTTGCCGGAGAACTGCCGGTGCGGCGAATCTCCCGTGTGGGAGGAGGCGTCCAACTCTCTGCTCTTCGTCGATATTCCGGCAAAAAAGGTTTGCCGGTGGGATTCGCTCAGCAAGGGAGTGCAGCAAGTGACCGTGG ATGCCCCCGTCAGCTCTGTGGCCCTTCGCCAGTCAGGAGGCTACGTCGCCACCATTGGAACAAAGTTCTGTGCTTTGAACTGGGAAGATCAGTCGGTGGCTGTCCTGGCCACAGTagataaagataagaaaaacaatcGATTCAATGATGGGAAGGTGGATCCCGCTGGGAGATACTTTGCTG GCACCATGGCCGAGGAAACGGCCCCAGCAGTTCTGGAGCGGCACCAGGGCTCCCTGTACTCGCTCTTTCCTGACCACCACGTGGAAAAGTACTTTGACCAGGTGGACATCTCCAATGGTTTGGATTGGTCCCTGGACCACAAAATCTTCTATTACATTGACAGCCTGTCCTACTCCGTGGATGCCTTTGACTACGACCTGCAGACAGGAAAGATCT CCAACCGCAGAAGTGTGTATAagctggagaaagaggaacaaattcCGGATGGAATGTGTATTGATGCTGAGGGGAAGCTCTGGGTGGCCTGTTACAATGGAGGAAGAGTGATTCGTTTAGATCCTGAgacag GGAAAAGACTCCAAACCGTGAAGTTGCCTGTTGATAAAACAACATCATGCTGCTTCGGAGGGAAGGACTACTCTGAAATGTACGTGACATGTGCCCGGGATGGAATGGACGCGGAGAAGCTTCTGCAGCAGCCTCAGGCTGGTGGGATCTTCAAG ataaCTGGCCTGGGAGTCAAAGGAATTCCTCCCTATCCCTACGCAGGATGA
- the NDUFB11 gene encoding NADH dehydrogenase [ubiquinone] 1 beta subcomplex subunit 11, mitochondrial: protein MAAGLLGLCARRLSAVAATRGLPAARVRWESSSSRAVIAPSAVAGKRAPAPTVRWQEDPEPEDENLYEKNPDSHGYDRDPVTDVWNMRVVFFFGFSVVLVLGSTFIAYLPDYRMQEWARREAERLVKYREANGLPIMESNCFDPSKIQLPEDED, encoded by the exons ATGGCGGCCGGGCTGTTAGGTTTGTGCGCTCGCCGCCTTTCGGCAGTAGCGGCGACGCGAGGGCTCCCGGCCGCCCGTGTTCGCTGGGAATCCAGCTCGTCCAGGGCTGTGATCGCCCCGTCGGCTGTGGCAGGAAAGCGGGCGCCGGCACCGACTGTACGCTGGCAGGAGGACCCAGAGCCGGAGGACGAAAACCTCTATGAgaag AACCCAGACTCCCACGGTTATGACAGAGACCCTGTTACGGACGTCTGGAACATGCGGGTCgtctttttctttggcttctccGTTGTCTTGGTCCTCGGCAGCACCTTTATAGCTTATCTACCTGATTACAG AATGCAGGAGTGGGCCCGCCGGGAAGCTGAGAGGCTTGTTAAGTACCGAGAGGCCAATGGCCTCCCCATCATGGAATCCAACTGCTTTGACCCCAGCAAGATCCAGCTTCCGGAGGATGAGGACTGA